A window of Nicotiana tabacum cultivar K326 chromosome 24, ASM71507v2, whole genome shotgun sequence contains these coding sequences:
- the LOC107768065 gene encoding cytochrome P450 CYP94D108-like — translation MEIFSLQTLIFTILVSLFFYYFLFLLKNLKNPKKPGFKIYPLVGALPEFLLNRHRFLEWTTEVLSNCATNTAVFYRPGNVHGVITANPLNVEHMLKTNFENFPKGIRFYTRLEDFLGDGIFNVDGEIWRIQRKSASYEFSTRSLRNFVMETAQVEIHTRLIPILEEAAKKDRIIDIQDILERFAFDNIIKLAFNVDPNCLGGAESEFMQAFEIATTLSSGRFMYAIPFLYKIKKFLNIGSEKKLQKSIKIVHEFADKIINSRIEERAEKKDEDLLSRFMGDSQFSAKFLRDIVISFILAGRDTTSSALTWFFWILSSRKDIEEKILEELEEIRRRNGKKIGETYNFDELREMKYLHSAISEAMRLYPPVPIDTRSCLKDDILPDGTFIGKDWFFSYQTYSMGRMENIWGKDCGEYKPERWIDENGVYKQESPFKFPVFHAGPRMCLGKDMAYIQMKSIAASVLEKFELDVQLENGKCPEYVLSLTLRMKGGLPVKVKERCMTNN, via the exons ATGGAAATTTTCTCACTTCAAACACTTATCTTCACTATCTTAGTGTCTCTCTTTTTCTACTATTTCTTATTTCTCCTTAAAAAtctcaaaaatcccaaaaaaccAGGCTTCAAAATCTACCCACTCGTCGGAGCTTTACCGGAGTTCCTCTTAAACCGTCACCGTTTTCTGGAATGGACCACCGAAGTACTCTCCAATTGCGCCACCAACACCGCCGTCTTCTACCGTCCCGGTAATGTTCACGGCGTCATCACTGCCAATCCACTAAACGTCGAGCATATGCTCAAAacgaattttgagaattttcctAAAGGCATCCGTTTCTATACTCGGCTTGAAGATTTTCTGGGTGATGGAATATTTAATGTTGATGGTGAAATTTGGAGAATTCAAAGGAAATCTGCAAGTTATGAATTTAGCACCAGATCTCTTCGGAATTTCGTCATGGAAACTGCACAG GTGGAAATACATACACGTTTGATTCCAATTCTTGAAGAAGCAGCCAAAAAGGATAGAATTATTGACATTCAAGACATCTTAGAAAGATTTGCATTTGATAATATCATCAAGCTTGCATTCAATGTTGATCCAAACTGTTTAGGTGGAGCTGAAAGTGAATTCATGCAAGCTTTCGAAATTGCAACAACTCTAAGTTCAGGTAGATTTATGTATGCTATTCCCTTCCTTTACAAAATCAAGAAATTCTTGAACATTGGATCAGAAAAGAAGCTACAAAAATCAATCAAGATTGTGCATGAATTCGCGGATAAGATTATAAATTCAAGAATAGAAGAGCGAGCTGAGAAAAAAGATGAAGACTTGTTATCAAGATTCATGGGGGATAGTCAATTCTCAGCTAAATTTTTGAGGGACATAGTCATTAGTTTCATATTAGCTGGTCGAGACACGACATCATCGGCCTTAACTTGGTTCTTTTGGATATTATCTTCAAGGAAAGATATAGAGGAAAAAATATTAGAAGAATTAGAAGAAATTCGTCGAAGAAATGGGAAAAAGATTGGTGAAACTTATAATTTCGACGAATTAAGAGAAATGAAGTATCTTCATTCAGCTATTTCAGAAGCAATGAGGTTATATCCACCTGTACCAATTGATACAAGGTCATGTTTGAAAGATGACATTTTACCAGATGGGACTTTTATTGGTAAAGATTGGTTTTTTAGTTACCAAACTTATAGTATGGGAAGAATGGAGAATATTTGGGGTAAAGATTGTGGTGAGTACAAACCAGAAAGATGGATTGATGAAAATGGAGTTTATAAGCAAGAAAGTCCATTTAAATTCCCAGTGTTTCATGCTGGACCAAGAATGTGTCTTGGAAAAGACATGGCTTATATTCAGATGAAGTCAATTGCAGCTTCTGTTTTAGAAAAGTTTGAATTAGATGTTCAATTAGAGAATGGAAAATGTCCTGAGTATGTGTTATCTTTGACTCTAAGAATGAAAGGAGGGTTGCCTGTGAAGGTAAAAGAAAGATGTATGACCAATAATTAA
- the LOC107768063 gene encoding bZIP transcription factor 17-like: protein MADPILADPPPSATENPTGEFDGLPIPPLDPTYFAQHMTAADQGKINGFPMELPEDDEFMLDDLDFDLSFDDIFLNNGDAVLSPDFLADCLGSDTDRVDPSCYGLPGNQLIGNFDNSSGEEPPGSKFVPADPNCFGQPGSQLVGDFDDSSRYFKSTSAEFCNFSGNQAAGGVMIMDTSSPELRQSSSGSDVLNATSSTSSHQVSGDVSGYLNVPSPESNGSNHEGSRESGNDNKGLGDARVLNCHSPESQGSGNCGSNVSEGLNYPSDSNKSVHSSPNFGNNSIKNGVVEEKIKLEGVNANISNCSSLLKRKKSSEDSNNIGIHQKLTNDGLIDNVNNDEDEKKRARLIRNRESAQLSRQRKKHYVEELEDKVRIMHSTIQDLNAKISYIIAENATLKTQLGGAGVPSQVPPPPPGMYPHHPVMYPWMPYTPPYMVKPQGSQVPLVPIPKLKPQGAAPAPKSSKKVEKNRTEVKTKKVASVSFLGLLFFMLLFGGLVPLLNVRYGGMREPFMSGDSFGSGSYEKHYGRVLAVDGPVNGTGHPGKYSGKDYSSHCGRRGQDESAQPKVNGSDPLAASLYVPRNDKLVKIDGNLIIHSVLASEKAMASHGGADKNNRETGLAVPGDLAPAIAGSHPHLYRSPAVGQRALGTGEENGKSTVQQWFLEGVAGPLLSSGMCTEVFQFDVSSSAPGAVVPATNARNLSMEERQNATHVHKVRNRRILNGPSVSLSRPSHNISEEQTGKQENLSGNKSLSSMVVSVLVDPREAGDGDVDGMMGPKSLSRIFVVVLIDSVKYVTYSCMLPFKGSVPLVTT from the exons ATGGCTGACCCGATTTTGGCCGATCCACCGCCGTCTGCAACGGAGAATCCCACCGGTGAATTCGACGGTCTTCCAATTCCGCCGCTTGACCCTACCTATTTTGCCCAACACATGACCGCAGCAGATCAAGGAAAAATCAACGGGTTTCCAATGGAATTACCGGAAGATGATGAATTCATGCTTGATGACCTCGATTTCGATTTGTCCTTCGATGATATCTTCCTTAATAACGGTGATGCGGTTCTCAGCCCTGATTTCCTGGCCGATTGTCTCGGGTCGGATACGGATCGAGTTGACCCGAGTTGCTATGGTCTACCTGGGAATCAACTGATCGGGAATTTTGACAATTCTTCCGGAGAGGAACCTCCGGGTTCGAAATTTGTTCCAGCTGACCCGAATTGCTTTGGTCAACCTGGGAGTCAATTGGTTGGGGATTTCGACGATTCTTCTAGATATTTCAAGTCGACGTCAGCGGAATTCTGTAATTTTTCCGGAAATCAAGCAGCTGGAGGCGTTATGATTATGGATACATCATCGCCGGAGCTTCGACAGAGCTCAAGCGGCTCAGACGTTTTGAATGCAACGTCGTCGACATCGTCCCACCAGGTTTCTGGCGATGTCTCCGGGTACCTGAACGTGCCATCGCCGGAGTCCAATGGATCCAACCATGAGGGTTCTCGGGAGTCTGGTAATGACAACAAGGGTTTGGGTGATGCAAGGGTTTTGAATTGCCATTCGCCGGAGTCGCAGGGTTCCGGCAACTGTGGTTCAAATGTCTCAGAAGGGCTGAATTATCCATCAGATTCGAACAAATCGGTACATTCTTCTCCTAATTTTGGaaacaattcaataaaaaatGGAGTTGTAGAAGAGAAAATCAAATTAGAGGGTGTCAATGCTAATATAAGTAACTGTAGCTCCTTGTTGAAGAGGAAAAAAAGTAGTGAAGATTCTAATAACATAGGCATACACCAAAAATTGACTAATGATGGATTGATTGACAATGTTAATAAtgatgaggatgaaaagaagagaGCTAGATTGATTAGGAATAGGGAAAGTGCTCAACTGTCAAGGCAAAGAAAAAAGCACTATGTTGAGGAATTAGAGGATAAAGTTAGAATAATGCattcaacaattcaagatttGAATGCTAAGATATCTTATATAATTGCGGAAAATGCTACTCTAAAGACGCAGTTGGGGGGTGCTGGTGTACCTTCGCAGGTGCCACCACCACCCCCTGGGATGTATCCGCATCATCCTGTGATGTATCCGTGGATGCCGTATACACCACCTTATATGGTGAAACCGCAAGGATCACAAGTGCCATTGGTTCCCATTCCTAAGTTGAAACCACAGGGTGCAGCGCCAGCGCCAAAGAGTAGCAAGAAAGTGGAGAAAAATAGGACTGAGGTGAAAACTAAGAAGGTTGCAAGTGTTAGTTTCCTTGGCTTGTTGTTCTTCATGCTGCTATTTGGTGGGTTGGTTCCTTTATTAAATGTGAGATATGGAGGAATGAGGGAACCATTCATGAGTGGAGATTCTTTTGGGAGTGGGTCTTATGAGAAACATTATGGAAGAGTCTTGGCTGTTGACGGGCCTGTGAATGGGACTGGTCATCCTGGAAAATACAGTGGAAAGGATTATAGCTCACATTGTGGTCGAAGAGGTCAGGATGAGAGCGCTCAGCCAAAGGTCAATGGCAGTGACCCTCTAGCTGCATCTTTGTATGTCCCAAGGAATGATAAACTTGTGAAGATTGATGGAAACTTGATAATTCATTCTGTATTGGCAAGTGAAAAAGCCATGGCATCTCATGGAGGTGCTGATAAGAACAATAGAGAGACAGGTCTCGCAGTTCCTGGGGATTTAGCCCCTGCTATCGCAGGAAGCCATCCTCACCTTTATCGAAGTCCGGCAGTGGGACAAAGGGCTCTCGGAACTGGGGAGGAGAATGGGAAGTCAACTGTGCAACAGTGGTTCCTTGAAGGTGTTGCTG GACCTTTGTTGAGTTCAGGCATGTGTACAGAAGTGTTCCAGTTCGACGTGTCATCTTCTGCTCCAGGAGCCGTAGTTCCTGCTACCAATGCGAGGAATTTATCTATGGAAGAAAGGCAGAATGCTACACACGTCCACAAGGTTAGAAATAGAAGGATCCTCAATGGTCCTTCCGTTTCCCTTTCTAGACCCTCCCACAACATTTCTGAAGAACAAACTGGAAAGCAAGAGAACTTAAGTGGAAATAAGTCACTTTCTTCCATGGTTGTATCTGTGCTTGTTGATCCAAGAGAGGCAGGTGATGGTGATGTTGATGGCATGATGGGTCCAAAGTCCCTCTCTCGGATATTCGTCGTTGTGCTGATTGACAGTGTCAAGTATGTCACCTATTCTTGTATGCTTCCATTTAAAGGATCTGTTCCTTTAGTGACTACCTGA